Genomic window (Rathayibacter sp. VKM Ac-2760):
CGCGCTCGATTCCCCTGCCCGGACTGCATGAACGTCGTCGACGACGGGCTGGGATTGGCTCGGTCAGGACGACTCCGAGCGGCCCCCGAGGAGGCGGGCGAAGTCGTCGATGCCAGCGGCGGTCTCCGCGTAGCCCATCGGATCCGCCGCCCGCACCTCCTCGATGAGGAGGTAGCACAGCGCCATCGGCACGAGATCGGTATCGGCTCCCGTGTCGGCGCGCGACGGTGCGCGGAGGAGGTGATCGGGGGGCGGCTGCAGTGGGGAGCCGCTGACATCTGTGACGACGATCGACCGCCCGCCCCGCCGGGCGACCTCCGCGAGCACCGGTGCCAAGTAGCGGGACGAGGCCCGCAGCGAGAAGGCGATCAGCACCGAGCGCTCGTCGAAGTTGCGCATCCGCTCGGCGATGTCCTTCGCGGACGAGCCGAGCAGGTGGGTGGTCTTGCCGAGTCGCCGGACACGCGCCGCGAGCAGATCGCGCAGGGGCAGGTCGTCGTTCTTCGCGAGCAGGTAGACCTCCCGGCTG
Coding sequences:
- a CDS encoding SIS domain-containing protein; translation: MSFRVVATSSTKTWTPVEDRVLRVLLTHADASLLPAAAVADLAGAHESTVIRLAQKLGYRGYTDLREDLRADETRSSGAESGASAGPADFGAREGRSVSLLASGVSAEDLRESASALHRSREVYLLAKNDDLPLRDLLAARVRRLGKTTHLLGSSAKDIAERMRNFDERSVLIAFSLRASSRYLAPVLAEVARRGGRSIVVTDVSGSPLQPPPDHLLRAPSRADTGADTDLVPMALCYLLIEEVRAADPMGYAETAAGIDDFARLLGGRSESS